From the genome of Bubalus kerabau isolate K-KA32 ecotype Philippines breed swamp buffalo chromosome 13, PCC_UOA_SB_1v2, whole genome shotgun sequence:
GACAGTCCCAAACTCCAGACTTCTCTGGCTCATTTACCTTCTTTCAGTTTTGCAACATGGGTCCCTATGGTTCCCAGGTGAGCCCAGGAAGTGAGGAAGAATACAGAAGAGAAGAACGTGCAGTTGCCTCCAGATGGGATTATCAGGAGATGCTCCTGAGAACAGTGATCTATAACATTTTGCTAGCAATCATCCCTCTGTTTTGCCTTAACAGATTAGTATCCTTAAATTTCATTACAAAATTCCCATTGTTTTCATCACACTGTCAGCCAGAGGAACAGCCTGCTTGGACTTACCAGAGGAAGGGGGAATCTGTGTATCCGTGTTTTATGAAGGACAAAGAACTTAGGgtccagggaggggaggaggactcACAAAAGGGCACAGAATGAATCATTCAGATTTTCAGTCATGTGCATATATTATGGTCCCAGTTCTTTAAAAATCACACCTGGTTAATGGCAGAGGCTTCCAGGGCCCTCAGAGATTCTGTGCTGAGGGCAGAGGGATTTGGGGACCCACAGAGGTGGTCATAGGAACTTGTTCAAGGCTGAATCCCAATGCCTATGACTTGGAGTAGAGGTGCTCAGTATTTGCTGAATGGATAAATAGAAGCCTAAGTGGAAAGCAATCTAGAAAATGGTCAGAAATCTATCAGACTAATAACAGAGGTCCTGAAGAAGATAAATAATTACGACAAGTAGCAAAATTGGAACATTTTCAATAAAGGAAACATAGAATTTCACTGTGATTGCAGTAAGGCAAAACATTCATAAATTGCCTGTATATGAATGAAGACTAAGTCACaggaaaaaatggggaaaataaatgACTTAAAAGAGAGATTAGGTGTATggtcacatatatacatatatatataattatttacataaatatatatgtatatatgtaagtatatacatGTCCTATGTAAGTAGGCTTGCTCTAGCCTTTCAAAAATCAGAAGGAGCACAACCAAGATATCCTTAAGACACGCATGTCTAGTTAACACGAATTTTCCTTTGCCATTTTGCTCCCCTTTGAAGGATTTTTCAGTATGGCTGCAGCCCCACAGGCACCAGGGAGGGGCTCTGTGCGGAAGACGAGACCTCTACCTGTGAAGACATCACTGAACAACCCGTACAGCATCTGCTGGGGCGTCCTGGATAGGGAGGACGTGCACTTCATACTGCAGACCCTGGAGGACAGAATTCAGTCTCTAGGGCTTCAGAAGATTGAGgataggaagagaaagaaaaagcagccCCCTTTGAAAAAACAAAGTGGAGACACGAGCAGCATAGACGTGGACACTGGTGAGGatctgaagaaagaaaagccCAAAGGTGATGCCCAGGTGTCAGGGTGGACCCCGGCTGACGTCAGGAAGCAGCTTGCTATCGGCATCAACGAGGTCACCAGAGCACTAGAGAGGAATGAGCTGCTCTTGGCCTTGGCGTGTAAGTCTGCCAAGCCAGCCATCGTGACCTCACACCTGGTGCAGCTGAGTGTCAGCAGAGGTGTCCCCGCCTGCCAGGTTCCCCGGCTCAGCGAGAGGCTCGCACCTGCCCTGGGCTTAAAATGCATCCTGGCCTTGGGGTTCAAGAGGAACACTACTGCCTTTGGGGAGGAACTGAGGGCCATCCTCCCCAGAGTCCCCCGTCTGAATGTGGCATGGCTCCAGGATGCACTCGAAGACCCCGGGGAGAACCTGCAGACAGAATCTTTGGAAAGCCAAGATGAAGAGATTCTGGACACTTCCTTTGAAGACCTCTCTAAACCCAAGAGAAAGCTTGCTGAGGGTCAGCAGCCTGTAGTGTTACAACCTCTGAAGATAAAAAAACTGATTCCAAACCCCAATAAGATAAGGAAACCACTCAAAAGTAAGAGAACAGCTTCAAAGTAATCTTGCATAAGCCTGTCACTTGATACAGCTATAAAAAACACCTCGTTAAGAAGcctagaaatgaataaaatgacttttacatattttcttgGGACTCTTTAGTGTCATTCCTTTCACATGTGTAAGATTTTCTGTGACTGTAGAATACAGATATGCTGAAGCTTAAAGTGCAGAGACTATTCAGAAGTGTGAATATCAAAACGAAGCTTTACTGAAATGAAGGTCCAGGCTGGcataaattcactttttaaaaagctggtaTAGTGCTTGTGAGCAAGAACATCTGTATCCTGCAACACTGAACATCTTTCCATCCAAACTTGGAAAACCTGCCACACAAACACGGTTCCagttgtggggtggggtggtgggggagatgAGGCTAGACTGCAGGTGCACCATCCGTGTAGGGGAAAGATACTAAATGCCAAGCAATACACTGTTCTCAGAAGTAATACGTTATTAATTTTTACTGTCAGTTTGCCTTTCTTTGTAGGTAGGTATGGGCTTGGGAGAAAGGCTAAACATAGAAAATGCCAGGTAAGCTATTTTGACTAGAATTCACCACTTTATTTGGTTAACTTACTTCCTtggaattttattattattttctccccttGGAACTTTAACATGTATAAAAAGTATGATGGAAAAAGGTGAAACGAGGCAGGAAGAGAATAGAAAAGTAAACAGAGGAGGGTGTATGCTCCGATGTGGGTCTGTCGTGACAGGGTCATTTGTGTTAGTATGTGGAGCATAATTGATGCTCTGAGTGAAAGCATCGCTATTTATAGTGTTGTTGTTTGGAAAAGGTATTTTCTGTAATTTACAGGGAAGGAATTGggttaaagtttatttttagccTAAATTCTGGTTGATCTGTGGATTATGCCACCTATTTCTTAAATCGACTGAATGTCATCTTGACCAAAAAGGTGGGGGGGCAAGGATATGTCATGGACTAGAGCATTTCCATTGCTGACAAAGGACACGGGATAGTGTGGTTTCTTGAATCTATGACTCTATACATTGAAATTTGGTTCTATAATAACAGCTATTTTATAAACATGAGCTGTTTTactgattttctattttaaaatgctcATTGGTAACATGTTTACATTATAAAGAGATGGATGTGCTAGTCATTTATTAAATACTGAatttaaaatgagtaaaagaaTATGAACCCTATAACAACAACTATGTAAGTGAATAGAGTAACTGCCACAGTTCCATCATGAGGTGAGCCTGTACAAAATTTATGAGTGGCAATCAAGCGATTTTTTGAAAACCTACTTCGTATAAGACTGCCATAAAAATGAGTGGGACATGATTCTCAACTGGAACCTCCTGTGCAGATTAAGTTAAAAATCTCATTTACTTAATTCTGGTGTTTCAGTGAATTGGTTCACTTTTGCTTCTGAAGCCATCCTGCTCCTGTTAGGAAAAAAATGGTAGCGCAGTTGGCTTTGAGTCATCGTATATGAGAAATCTAATCTTGTGCCTTCAAGAAGGAAAACAGCACTTGTCCTCAATTAGGAAGGACTTAGGGGGCCCACGCGCACCCCCTAGTGGAGGTCCCAGGGCATCACAGCTGTGAGCTGGCCTTTAAGATGAGCAGAAGCTTCGGAAATTTGCTCTCAGCTCCTTAGGGGAAATCAGGGGCAACAGAATTtgtttctgtaaagggccaggctGTAAATGTGTTAGGCCTTTGGGTTCATAGTCTCTGTCAGAACAGTTCTTAACTCTGTATTTTGTAGAGTAAGGCACCCACACACAGGCAACACAAATGAATGACCATGGCCATGTTCCCACAACACTTTATTTATGGATGCTGACATCTGAATGTCCTGTAATTTTTGAGTCACAAAATGttattcttttgtcttttttttcctcctcaaccattcaaaaaaatataaacaccACTCTTAGCTCCTGGGCTGTACAGAAGAAGGCGATGGGCTGAGTTTAGTTCACGGGCCACAGGTTGCCAGCTCCTGCCTGGTATAAGTAAGGTATGATTGTTTCCTTTGACCACGTATAACATGAAGGAAGGCCATCCTGTTGTCTAAGGGAACTGGATGTTTATGGACCGAATGGCCGAGGCACTGGTACGTAAAGGCAGGAAGTATCTACTTTGTGGTATTTGACTCAAGGCCAGTTGAGGTGGCCTCATCCACCATCTTTTCCCCTTGGACTGTTGGCAATATATATACGTATTTATGCACACTGAGAAGTTTTTCAAATCCTAGATAAAAACACCATCAGTAACAAAACTATGAGACTTATTTACAAATAAGACATCTTCCTAGGGCGGGACAGCTTTCATGGTAAGTTAGAGTCAGCGTAGAGGAATATGTGCAATTCTGCATAAGTAATAAAAAACATTCAAACTCTCAGTGTCCTGATGGCACTAATGAACTCCTCTGGGCATGTCTTCTGACTTGCGGGCTTTGATGTCCTTTTCCTCACATATCCTGGCTGTTGCTGAGAAGAATGAGAATCTGTGCAGGAGCAGAACTCTACTTTGGCGGGGGTGTACACTCTTCAGAGAGCACACTTCATGTCTGCCCCAAACCTTGCTTTGGAACCAATCCATCGTCCTGCTGGAGATCAAAGTACAATTTGTGTGTTTACTGATTTGGCAACTTCGCTTCTTGAGAAATAAGAGTCCCAGGACATTTTTATCTTGCTCTTCACTTTCACACCCACTGCGTGTCACTGAGTTACAAAAGGGCTGGTTCCGATGAGATCGTGTATGGTGATATAAGTAAACACTTTCTGAGTGGCTCCCTCATTCTGCTACGTGGATCCACAGACCATCACTTCATAAACAGAAATGCCGCAGTTTATCTCCACACAGTGGCAAAGATTTTCTTACACAATTCTGTGATTTCTGTTCAGTTCATAGAGAAGCAGTCCCTTTTCTAGAGAGAGGAAGAAACCCCTTCCTCTTCATCAGGAGACAGCCAGAAGGCTGAGAACCAGAGGAATATGCTCTGTACCCTCTGCATCCCTCCTACAAACAGGTCAACAGTGGAAAAAAAGGATGGATGTTAATGTCAGCTAGAAATGTGTTCTACATGTGTGGTCACAAATGGATGCTTTTCCATCTCTTCTGTTACTGACACTTCGATGTCACTTAAGTTGTGCTTTTATTCTTCTTTGGAATGGCAGTTCCAGGAATCTTTAGGGTATTAATGAATGATGATGTCAGAGTTCTAGAAATATCAATAGAAATATCCATCTACTGTAATACGAGTCCAACCTAAAGGGAGGGAAGAGATGGAATAGTAAACacaagtgagaaagaaaaattaaatcaatgtagtacaacatatgtatatttttattttattttttattatttaatttttttttttttttgccatgtggcatgtgggatcctagttccccgaccaaggattgaacctctGCCTTTTGCTGTGGaagtgcagagccttaaccactggactgctagggaagtcccatagatatatatttttaaaaagctactaaaaagaaaaaaactaaaaacctcTCAGCACTCTGACAAGAAGCAAGTATGGGGTTTTGTAGGTTAAGTTTATCAAGTCTACAAAGACTCATCAACTTCACTCACCTTTTCAGACTCTGTCCCTGGACACCTCCAGTTGTACAAGTAATACTGTAAATTGCCATCGCCTATGCCAAACTTGAGTTTTTCCAAGAATGTCTTATTTTCCATCAAATCTAGTGCATTGAATACATCAAATCCTTTCTGtcaatgtaaaattttttttaaaatgttaaagtatTAAAGGTTTGAAGTATTTTGTATATGATGTATTTCAGTATAACATTTCATTCTCCTACTAGTAGCCTGAATTGAATATGCATTTATAATGAGGTTTAATGTCTGTAATATATGCTATGCATTAATAATTCAGTTCACAACTATCCTATTAAACTAGCAAGTGGTGAATATGATGGAATCAACAAGATTATCTAGAAATGCTGAatcaaaaaatacagtctgatgGCTAACAGTGACAAAAAATATTACGgtttcaagaaatattttgccccagtttttgaaggaaacaGTTGTCTAAATGGCCCCAAAACCAGAACTGTTAGTAACCGGCCTTTCTAAGTTCTGACTTACCTGAACCTACAGCCAAGAAACCAAACCTGGGAAGACTTGAAATTGTGTATTTGTCTTGGCCTAATACTGGGAAATAAATTTAGTAACATTTTTATagtaaaaacagaattaaaaaatactaGTTAATACTATGCAAAATGTGACACGGATGAGTACCtgcatttctgtttctcaggggttttactttaaataatttattactgGCCTTTTGTGGGGAGGTAGTTGAAAATGAGCTACAAGATCAAAGAATCAAAGGCAAATGCTGATTTTGGGGTCTGCttctaatagattaaaaaaaaatgtttccaatgATCAAATACTAGAAGGATACAAGGAAAACACTTCTGATGTGTAGCTCCCGATTTCTCATAGGCAATATTTTCTCATTCAGTACTTGTATCAAAACATTTACATCAGCTGATTTctgttaacttttaaaagaaaatgttttatttgtagCACGAATTTAACAATCATCCTAACTACTATACTGAGGaagtaaaaaataatgcaaatccaTTAAGgcatattttgaatttaattctTTTCGTTTTAAATCCCcgtaataattttattaattaaacttAATTTCAAAATTCACAGACGAAATAAAAAAACTTGCTGTTGCCAGTTATTCACTGTAACACAACATTCACATTTTCCCCATACAGGCAGGTCTCATTTTATTGTGTGTCACAGATTctgtgttttttacaaattgatgGTCTGTGGCCACCCCGCATTAAGCAAGTCTGTCAGGGTCATTTTTCCAACTGCATTtgctcacttcctgtctctgttcCGTTCTGGTAATTCTTGTAATACTTCAAactctttcattattattatagttGTTACAGTGATCTGTGGTCTCTGATGTTAAGAATAtcactcactgaaggctcagatgatggatAGCATGTTTTTTtcaggaataaaatatttaaaattaagatcTCTAAGTTATTTAGTCACTACCACACACTTAACAGACCATACTATCGCATGAGGAtaacttttgaatttttttttttatatgcacTAGGACACCAAAAATTCATGTGGCTCACTTTATCACAATACTTGCTTTATTACAGTGATCTGGAActgtctggaactgaacccacagtATCTCCAAGGAATATACCTGTATAACATGATCATGTAATTTTCTTATATTCCTTATATtatgaattttatgttttttattttttttaaagatttatatgGACCaccttttaaaagtctttattgaatttgttaaaatattgcttctgttttatgtttttggtttttggccGCCAGGCATGggggattttagctccccaaccagagatcaaacctgcatcctctgctctagaaggctaagtcttaaccgctagaccaccagggaagtcccatgtactTTCATATAAGGGTTGAAAGTTTCTGATTTGTACAAACTGTCTTTTTCGTTAAGTTACAATAGAGCTGATAATGAAAACAGTcactaaagttttttttaaaaaacctcttaTCAAAATTCTTCTTTTGACTGATGGTCAACAGTAAAATATCTCAAATGAATTCCCCTGTGTGGAAGAAAATGCAAGACACTTGTATAATCTGACATACATATCTGGAGACGCGCACAGCACAGCCAGGAGTGAGTCACCTACCAGCTTGGCGATGATGAGCGCGTCGCTCATGAGGTCCAGCAGGGGCGTCTCCGTGTGGATGTTGTAGAAGGAGTAGGCGGCTTTGAGGCTCTTGTGAGCCGGGTGGTGCATGACTGTGGAGGGGAGTGTGTAGAAGCTCAGGAAGTCAGTTAGTTTACCACTGGAGTTCTAAAGAACAAAGGTAACGTCAGATAAACATCTCCTCCAACAAGTGTCATCCAGGCACTTCAGCTCACTTTGTGATCTCTGACTTGCACCATGGCTTTCCATCAGAATGGAGAGCAACTGCTCCTGCTCCATCCTCCAGGTCTGATGTGGAGCCCCACCGTGTGCTGGGCAGTGGTGGCCAGGGAAGAGCGTGGAGCTGTGCCTCAGCCTAAGTGCTCACTGGTGCCTGGCAGTAAGTTCTTAAGAAGGAATGCTTCTCTCTGGTTGACTAGTGACTACAGACTTATAGGGACAGTGATAAAAGTCAATTCACTGTTTTTGCAGGAATAAGATCATTAAGGATCAAGATACTACCTTTTCCAACTAAAGGATACTGTGTAATACCTAACATCTACTTGGCACAAGGCAGGAATTTTATCAGCTTGAAGTGAAGTGGGATAGAGTTTGGGAGTTGTTTTTTTTCGAAGCCTGTAAAAGGCATTGGTTCTGCACCAAAGTATATGTATGTAAATGACTGAGAAAATCTGAAGCTATCAAATATCAAAAGGGATGCAAAAAAGATGGTGTTTGTTTCACCATCACTGGTACAAGAAATACAAGAAATTAGTCAATATTGTTTGGGTTGTTTCAGTTAGCTGTGGTAACTAGGTATATATGTGGTTACTATGCAAGTCTGCAAAGAATTCAAGCTATATTTGAATTACACAGGTGCAGAGGCTAGACCACATATGTCATTGCTAGTATTTGTTTTAGCAGAAATTTCCAGAGGGATGGATTTATTCACTTTTTGAGTGCTTCTGATTCATTAATCCTTTTTTtcagacattaaaaattaaagatgttaAGCTAAACTGATGTGCTGTATTAGCAGCTCAAATATTAGAGATGACTTAAAGGCctagattttctattttgttaaggattttaaaataccatagcagaaattaagagaaaaaaaaatcactgaatggGCTCAGTAGCAGAGTGGAGATGACATGATAGAATCACTGAACTTGAAGACTCCAGTAGAATTTACCCAATCTgaaataagagagagaaaacagactggaaaaaaaaaattaagcctcaGGGATCTGTGAAACAGCAATAAAAGATTCACCATTCATATCACTGGAGACccagagggaaagaagaaaatgggCTGAAAGAGACAATGACTGAAAGCTTTCCAGAGGTGGCAGAGATTTAAGAAGCCAGAGGTGGCAGAAATTTAAGAAGAGATTCAAGAAGCCAAGTGAACTCTAAGAGgataacaaaaagaaatgcacatcATAATAAAATTTCCCAAAGTTAAAGACAGAGATCTTAAAAGTAACCACAGAAAAACAACTCACTACCTACAAGGAAATACTAATTCAAATGACAATGGTCTGCTCACCTGAAACCACAGAGACCAGAAGCAAGTGGCTCAAGAGCTGAATGAAAAGAACCATCAATTGTGAATTCTGTATCTGGTAAAGCTTCTTTCAGGAAAGAAGGGCAAATAAGACATTCTCAGACAAATGAAAACTAGAAGAATTCGTTGCCAGCAGACATACCTTTAACACTGGCCAAAGAACATACTTCAGATAGAAAGGAGATCTCAAGATACTCAAGATGGTGATATTTAAACTTTGAGACAGTAAAGAGACCTAAATGCAAGTAAAATCACTTGAAGTGGTGCAATGTGGATACCAGAGAACGGATAATTTATATCCATATACTATAATACTCAAATCTTGCTTGCTTGTGTTCAAGCACAagcactctttgtgaccccatggatgtagcccaccaggctcctctgtggaattttccaggcaggaatactagagtgaagtcgctcagtcgtgtccaactctttgggaccccatgaaccatagcctaccaggctcctccatccatggaattttccaggcaagagtactagagtgggttgccatttcctgccccaATACAGGGACCTAAcccgcatctcttctgtctcctgcatcagcaggcggattttttaccactgcgccacctgggaagccccatactcaGATAAGACCTATACAAATATACTCAAATGCACTATAAATAAATCAAGACAGATCAAAAAATGGTCAAGGATAAGAAGGCAAGGAAAAAGAGAGGGGCAAGAGCCagaagaaacaacagaaaatataATATGGAAGACTTAAGCTCTAATATATCAATTATCATCAGGTGTAAATAGTCAAAATATACCAATCAGGAGAAATTCTGCAGAATACATAAGGAAACGTGGCCCAAACATCACTTCAAAATCAATGACATAGATGGGTTGGAAGTAAAAGGACTGAAACAGATATATCATGTAAACATGATATACAGGCATACCCTGGAAATATTGCGTGTTTGGTTCCAGACACcctcaataaagcaaatattgcaataaagtgagtcacatgagtttttttgttttcccagtTTATATGCAAGTTTGTTTGCACTATAGTCTATTAGTGTGCAACAGCATTAAGTctagaaaagaatatacataattttaaaataccttatCACTATAAAATGCTAATCATCATTTAGAACTTTGAAGCAGTAACATCAAAAATCACCATAACACATATGatcataatgaaaaagtttgaaatattcaaagaattaccaaaatgtgacactgagagacaaagtgagcaaatgctgttggaaaaaaaatGGCACCAACAGGGTTACCATAAACTGttaatttgttaaaaatgcaCTATCTGACTAGTATAATAAAACAAAGAGTGATAAGATGAGGTCTGCCTGTACTAACAGACAATGAGAAAGAATTTTCTAAGGTTAGATGGGTTCAACTGgagaattctagcaaacatttaaGGAACTAACACGAATTCTATACAATTTCTTctagaaaatagaagaggaggtCACACTTCCCAACTCCTCTTATGAGGTCAGTGGTTTCCTGATACAGAAACcagagacagtaaaaaaaaaaaaaaaaaaaaaaagaaactgcataTCAGTATCTCTCATGAACTCAGGAAATACTCAATGAAATATTAGCACTCCAAATCCAATAATGtacaaaaagaattatacaccataACCAAGAGAATAATTTTCCTAGGTATGTGAGGtggtcaaatatttgaaaataagtaaataaatataccatatcaacagactaaagaagaaaaaccgTATGATTATATCAACTGAAGCAGAAAAGGCACtggacaaaatccaacatccgtTTATGATGAGAACTCTCAGCAAGTTGGAAATTTTCTCAAATTGATAAGGAGCATCCATGAAAAACTGACTGCTAACATAATGGTGTAAGTCATGGGGTTAGACCAAATGCTCTTCCCCtaatatcaggaacaaggcaaggatgtcagCCTTCACCACTCTTATGCAAGGAAGTACCAGAAGATCTAGCCCCTGCAAtaaggcaagagaaagaaagaaaaagcatacaGATGGGAAGGGAAGAAGCAAAACTgactctatttgcagatgacaaaaTTATCCATGTAAAAATCCCAAGAAATCTCCAAATAAACTCCTGGAACTAATATGTGATttcagcaaggttgcaggatacaggaGCATCACAGAAAAACCAATCAcatttctacatactaacaaGGAATATGTGGAAAacgaaactttaaaaaatgtataggaTCTGGATGCTGAAAATTAAAGACCgctgacaaaataaaatttaaaagacctaaataaatggagacataccatgttcatggattggaagacatGTTAATTCTCCCTAAATTAATGCAATCCTGCTGAATATCATGTAATTATTATCACAATCCCAGCAAGGTCTTTTGTAAATTAAGACaagcttattctaaaatttatatgcaaaggCAAAGGAACTACATTAGCTAAAACAATCttgacaaagaaaaatgaaatgggaGGAATCACTCTACCTGATATCAAGGCTTACTACAGAGCTACAGGTTAATTAAGACAGTGTGATATCAGTAGGGGAATAGACACAGAGATCAACGGAACAGAATGGAGAACGCAGAAATGGACCACAGTACAAAGTATTCGTATTCAGCCTATAGAAAACCTTTTACAAATCAAGACAAGGTTGAATGAAGTGATTGAATTATGCCATCTTGAACAAAGGCAGTTCAATTCCAACCAGTTTTGCAAAAGCAAAACAGTATTAAACTTTGAGACACCATTCATCTCTGATGAGGTC
Proteins encoded in this window:
- the RPP38 gene encoding ribonuclease P protein subunit p38, with amino-acid sequence MAAAPQAPGRGSVRKTRPLPVKTSLNNPYSICWGVLDREDVHFILQTLEDRIQSLGLQKIEDRKRKKKQPPLKKQSGDTSSIDVDTGEDLKKEKPKGDAQVSGWTPADVRKQLAIGINEVTRALERNELLLALACKSAKPAIVTSHLVQLSVSRGVPACQVPRLSERLAPALGLKCILALGFKRNTTAFGEELRAILPRVPRLNVAWLQDALEDPGENLQTESLESQDEEILDTSFEDLSKPKRKLAEGQQPVVLQPLKIKKLIPNPNKIRKPLKSKRTASK